The Zingiber officinale cultivar Zhangliang chromosome 2A, Zo_v1.1, whole genome shotgun sequence genomic sequence GTGAaagactaaccatgtgaaagaaAAATGGAACATGATGAGTAGTTGTGCTGAGGGTTTGAAAGTGAGACATCGTTCAAATCAGATCTGCTTGAGAGTTCAGTGGCATGAAGGGCACCACTATTTTTTTGTTTTGCTGTCTCTTTAAAATCAAGTATATTCTTTTCAACACAAATTGAACTTTCAGATGCCACTATAGAAGAACAGTTTCCATCTTCAACATTGATGGCATTATGTTCATTTGAACTGACAAAAGCATCAGGTTCTTCATTACTGTTAGCGATGGTTGTGTCAGAAATCTGTGATGGTATATGAACATCACAACCTTTTATTTTCATGTCTTCCGGCAGACCAGAATACCACATCTCATATAGTATTAACCCATGAAACAGGTTAACAGTTGGTTCTTTCGTAAACTCAGGATCTTGTAAAATACTGAGAATAAAAGTGATGTTAGCGAAATATAATCATACACGATAAAGGTGTCTCCTCTCTAGACCTTCCATCAGTTTATAGATAAAATCTCTACAAAAATAGCCAAGTAAAACATATAATAGCTTTTCTCATGCAATTGGTAGGAAAGTTGTATCATATCTAGCACAGAACATATTTATCAAGAAATTAAAAGGAATTACAGATACAATTATAAAGATAACAATGGAGGAAATTCTTAGAGCAGCTTCCTCTTGGTAGTCATTTTACCTACATTTATATTTGTCAATAAAAAGTTACAATTTAATCCTTGTGATAAATGATGTTTACAATTAAGCCAATAGGATTTAACTTAGCCCCCTAACAGTTAACAGTTCCCCTCGAGGTTCAAAGATCTTAAGCTCAAGCCATAGGAAAAAAAAGCTTTTATATTGTTTACACTCCACCTTCATGTGTGGGGTGGGTCCTTGTCTTGATTAGCCCAAACTCAACATTCAACGCAATTAGATATTTTTTTGACAAGTGCAATTCATACTCCAAACCTCCTGTTGTGATACTAGTTAATGTTGATTGGCTAAGCACTTATCACTTTTAAGTCCTTAATGATATAAGCATCTCACATGGCACAAAGACTAACGTTAGAACAAATTAATAACTCTATACTTGAAAGCATATCACACAAATATTGACAAAGAACGTACATTTTTGTGTTACATAATGCCTCCTCAAAGTTCCCCTGTGAAATAGAAAAAACAGCCAATTCGAACAGCACAGAGTTCCTCTGCTCAACAATAACAAGGCAAAAATCAACTGCAAGATACATGTTTATACAAAATTATGATAACAAAAACCAATTGCAAAGAAGAAACATGAATGTGATAAGCATAAAAACACAATTAAGCAAACATTAAGAATAATAGACATTTATCTCTAAGAAACCAAGACAAGGCAAGAAAAGCTCTTGTACCTATAAATCATTTCAAATAAACGGAGACCTATAGGTCATGTTGGGTGTTGTAAAAAAAAGATTGAATTAATTTCAGTATTATCAGTAATATTACCTTGCATGTAGCTCAATGGATGGATGAGATTATAGAAAAACAACAGTCTCAGTAAGAacaaaattctaaattttgaGTAACTGTCTTTGCTTTCAAGGAGCAAGACCTGATCATGCAACATATATCATTCAAGAAGTTTAGTTAAATgccttaatttctttaaaagcaTAATTGATACGATCTACATGAACATATCTGAATTTGAAAGGGATACTGTTTGTACTTTGTTCATTCTTAAGCTTCTACAATCTACATAGCAGTTAGACTAGATATATTCAAATGCAAATAATCTAAAATAATTGTGTCATCAAGGTGTCTTTATGAGGTGAAAAAAAAGATACCTTCTTAGGGTGCTCTTTCATCCACTGGAGTTTACTCATCCAAATATCATATATCTTCTTGATCTTAGTCTGATAATGGCTCTCTGCTCCATAAAAACGCCTTTGAATCTCCATTGCAACCTGCCCACGGGCACTTAGCATCAAAAAAGGGGCACGCGGCAAGTAAGAGTTTGTTAGTTTTATGAAACTAACTAGGAAATTTCGCCGATCCTCCAACAAGGAGCTTCCCTCAGGAGTCGCCTTCAGCAGAAGGCTAAGGACTCCGCTAGCTTCCTTCCATTGGTGCGCGTTGGTGAGGCAATCAAGGAGGCGGCTCAATATTTGCCTGTGTTGATACAACAAAGGCTTCGATGAACACTGATCTAGATGGCGGCGGCGCTTACAAGATCGAAGCGCAGGTACCGTCTGCTGCTGAGCAGTTTTCTTAGTAGCAAAAAATCTATTTTCATCCTTCGTCTCTTCCTCTTTTTGAGATCGGCTGCTACTACCACGATCAGTACGGATTGTCTCTTTCATTCTCGAACCAATCTACAAAGATGCAACTGCATAAATAATTGTCCAAATTCTGCAAATTACTTCATATTTTAAGTTTCGTTCCGCCCGCCACACAGAACGTCTGTCTCGGCACCAGCCCCACCAGCCCACCACACAGAACATCTCGGCACCAGCCCCACCAGCGACAGAAGAAGAAGGGTAAAAGAGAGGCGGTAGCCGAATTAGAAAAGGACCGCCGTCGCTGGCGCGATTCCATGTTCGGCTTCATGCAGGCCGACGCCCCGCAGGCGCGGGAGAGGCCGAGGGAGAAGAGAGATAGACaaagagagaagaagagagaaggagagagagCCACTCACCGGTGGCCTTCGCCGGAGCCGCACGAGGGTTTGGAGCGGGACAGCCGCAACTCGCAGTTCTCCGATGGAGAAGATGAAAACAATTGCAAAATAGAGATTAATTTAACAAAAGATAGATAGATAgcttattcaaataaaatttattgttttatacctaatcaattttattttattttaaatttattgcttttcttTCAGCCCttgtatttttggtaaaaaaataaaaaagatttttttaagaataacctaattttactttttaaaatatcttatttttatttaatcgGTATAATAATATAGGTTTGTCagattttttaaattctaaaaataaaaataactctcttaaaaaattaaaatataatttcagtattttattttaaaatattttttttatttcaattgcTATAATATAGATCCAAATTGTtccattatattattattatatcaaataccttttatcaaattaattaagaatatttaaatgtgataaaatcattttaacttgGTTTAAATAGATTTggaataaaaatatttatgaaatgaaaaaatatattgaaatgttctttaatattcttttaaaaaggaatagtagtaaaataataacaaagaCCACTTTTAATATTTACCCCTTAAACTTTATATATTGTCCCGGTTTA encodes the following:
- the LOC122041339 gene encoding uncharacterized protein LOC122041339 isoform X1, which produces MKETIRTDRGSSSRSQKEEETKDENRFFATKKTAQQQTVPALRSCKRRRHLDQCSSKPLLYQHRQILSRLLDCLTNAHQWKEASGVLSLLLKATPEGSSLLEDRRNFLVAMEIQRRFYGAESHYQTKIKKIYDIWMSKLQWMKEHPKKRNSVLFELAVFSISQGNFEEALCNTKIILQDPEFTKEPTVNLFHGLILYEMWYSGLPEDMKIKGCDVHIPSQISDTTIANSNEEPDAFVSSNEHNAINVEDGNCSSIVASESSICVEKNILDFKETAKQKNSGALHATELSSRSDLNDVSLSNPQHNYSSCSIFLSHGLEKSLLPLQFDHLKEDLERVIHSYRGLANEQYNDAVKHLRLALHSTPPCSAALLPLVQLHLLGDRVEEALKELDSCCQNSNVSEPFRLKARILECFQSNQVATICTCYEAVLRRDSTCNQSLQRLIKMHRIGNYGTIPLFDMIVLNLDSTDGDSSTWEEFAVCFLKILTSSARDFEDHISITGKRVSTALVSDKIPRVYTDEGHWETRCRWWRTRHFSKNAVLKDIQQGDKKLLASKAACASHMYGPHFDYIEAVYPSLSNTEDASLLSFLQPHLKNSTRLEEILGVDASLFSFLQE
- the LOC122041339 gene encoding uncharacterized protein LOC122041339 isoform X2 → MKETIRTDRGSSSRSQKEEETKDENRFFATKKTAQQQTVPALRSCKRRRHLDQCSSKPLLYQHRQILSRLLDCLTNAHQWKEASGVLSLLLKATPEGSSLLEDRRNFLVAMEIQRRFYGAESHYQTKIKKIYDIWMSKLQWMKEHPKKRNSVLFELAVFSISQGNFEEALCNTKIILQDPEFTKEPTVNLFHGLILYEMWYSGLPEDMKIKGCDVHIPSQISDTTIANSNEEPDAFVSSNEHNAINVEDGNCSSIVASESSICVEKNILDFKETAKQKNSGALHATELSSRSDLNDVSLSNPQHNYSSCSIFLSHGLEKSLLPLQFDHLKEDLERVIHSYRGLANEQYNDAVKHLRLALHSTPPCSAALLPLVQLHLLGDRVEEALKELDSCCQNSNVSEPFRLKARILECFQSNQVATICTCYEAVLRRDSTCNQSLQRLIKMHRIGNYGTIPLFDMIVLNLDSTDGDSSTWEEFAVCFLKILTSSARDFEDHISITGKRVSTALVSDKIPRVYTDEGHWETRCRWWRTRHFSKNAVLKDIQQGDKKLLASKAACASHMYGPHFDYIEAVYPSLSNTEDASLLSFLQPHLKNSTSVS